Genomic window (Culex pipiens pallens isolate TS chromosome 3, TS_CPP_V2, whole genome shotgun sequence):
aaagttacaaccaaAAACGCGTTAAGCAACCGAAAGCATCGCGAACCATTGGTCCTGAGGTCTGGAATCGTCTTGTAACTTTTTGCGTATGAATTTTACCGCTATACAATTTTCTGAAGAAATGTTGCTGTTGGTGAATTCTACAAGTGCTTCGAACACCATTTTGTCGAATTCCGTAACTAAAAAGCACTATAAACGAAAAATGTGccgcgaaccaaaaatgagcgtcgcgatggttgacatcactggctgtcagtcgttccaattagcGAATTTGGAATCGCTCATTCGAATGCAGTTCAATCCGAATTAgtgaatccgctctgtactgtGTGAAAAAACactcgattttgaaccaaactgctccaataacgtaaaaataatgaaaatgcatatgggacatttatgtgaacaggccagtaatacataaaaaatttaaaaatctgagaccaagtaggggaaatatacccattttaatcacactgagccgttcgaccaattctcatcacttttgccgtttctgctattaaatcaacattttcagatgtttcaacaatggagagttgcttcctcacttttatttgagctatttattactttggatcagtcaaaaacactttatataagctgtaattcatgatcaaagtgctgataggccgataatagaaataggctgagaaagggtatagttcccctagttaTTCTAAAGCGAAGAACTTTTGTATGATGTATAATCTCCATACCCACAGGCAACTTGGTCATGGAATCgaatgtgagcgctaggtgaactgctacaaataccggcgctaagaataaaaataattccctCTCCCTCCTTAAGCACCGGATATTTGTAGCGgatgtagggacacttcgcatagacgccttTGCTCCAATCACCTCACTAAAGGTATGGAGCGACGAAGGCAATGAATTTTTAGTGTAATTAaatctaccaaaaataaaacaaataaactcaCCCTCGCGAACACGTCTCCAACCTCAGCTTTTGCGCTCCTCAAATGACACACCATTTCTTCTCCATCCTTCTCGGGCATTTGAGAACCAAACTGATTGCACGGGAACGATAAGATTTTGAATTCTagaaagatgtttttttaataaaactgaaCTAATTTTTACATTAGTGTTGAGGTACCTTTATCCTCGTACTTCTTGGACAATTCCGTCAGCTCGGCATAGTTTCCCTTGGTGAGACCACACTGCGACGCAATGTTAACGATCAGCAGCACCTTGCCGCGGTACTTCTCCAAGCTGATGTCGTTTCCCTGGCCATCCTTTACCGTGAAATCGTACACCGACGATGCCTTCTTGTAGTCCGAAGTAGATTCCTCCGCCATTTCTGAGCCCGTGTACTTGTATCGATAGCCGCAGTACTAAGTGGATAAGATTTGAATCAATTATGAGGGAATCGACAAGTGCGGCCGAGGCCTAGCGTGATATAGCTAAACACAAGTTGATTACACTATTATCTGACATTTATGATTCATATGTAACCTTGAAATAGTCTAATGATTCAGCAGAAAAAATAGTCAATATTACGTGCTTTACGCGAAGCAAACagataaaaaatcaattccaaCGGGGTCGTTATCAGCAAACACTCAAATGAGCAAATAAATTAACATGACCTGTGATTGATACAGCAAACATAAGGTAACCCACACAAACATTTAATGTAATGATTACAATGAAAGCGTATTGAAAAAGATCTTcttcaaaaataccaaaatatatcAGAATGGTGTtgtaaaaaagacaaaaataaaaacaagaacCAACATATTTACACACAAACCAATTacataataaagaaaataaaaaaagaatcatACAGCAATAAATGCGACTGCAACAACTACGCCGAAATTTGTACGATTAACCATTTgcacccgaaaaaaaataatcaacttgCAGAGACCAAAGGTACCAAACATGTACTTACACTGAATTTCACAACACTACTCTGAAGTTTCCGTACGATGATGGCTCTCATTCGGGATTGACGTCGCTCACCGTGATGCtacgaaatttataaaaagccgGCTACGATGAGACTGAAAACGGTGATGTGCCGCAGAACGAAGAGGGCTGAGAAGTGAGATTGGTTAAAATCATCGCATCACAACTCACTGGCTGGCACTCACTATTGTACCTTATACGCATAGTTGGCGCATGCGCGTGGAGTATCTGCTGTagaagttttaaaataatatttcaaatcgAAACAGCAGTTGGCCCGAAGCAAGTtactttctacaaaaaaaaaatgttttaaacacaTTCCTAATTATACCCCTTCGTGGTGTAGCGGTAAGCATGGTTATTTGAAGCAATTTTTAAATCGCTTACAGTCGTCAagttttcaaggaaaaaacattgacccccgaaatccacaaattcggaacacttttttacggatgcaaacaaactttggttctctctcggagttttacaaaataatgaattCACACACTGAAACTAACGAAAGTAAAGCTTAGCTAtgatttatgaatggtctgataacattttctttgaaaatatcagttaaattcacaattgtgggaggcacaataacatcccacaattatggaacaggcaatttggaggcagtgttttgatgctttgaataaaattatattgaaatgcagtattttgttctaaaaagactatttttactagtgaaatagcaagagaatgtcattatatatataacaaaatttccaatgagtatctcacttttgggaatatttggatgcaGGCAGCTCAccatgcagaccaaaccgtaagaaaatttttgttttttcatacatttttttccattttttcccatacaaacttcacctcagATTAGAGCAGCAGCGgtagctgactggttacggtgttcgctttgtaagcgagtccgattcccatctgctttcAACGAGAAAGTAAAGGAATTATATATTCGTGAAACTCTGAATATAATTGAGAAATCAAAATTGCTCGagccggggttcgatcccccgtcttTTGAATTGGTAAACAGAAATGGTAACCACTATACCATCGCGGCTTGGTGAGCTAAGGCCTAGACTTAGTACTCTTACTactaactatatacgcgctgggatTTTATCCACTTAGCAAAcattcttcagggcggggcttgtcgattcagtCTGAGGTACCTAGCGCATCACttgcctgcgtagaaatgggtcaccaaaGATCGACAGAATTAACACCATCCAAATGCCtatgagttatttgcatgtatagaataaaataaaaaaaatacatggaaacgaCTCAATTTGTAGGAAGCGACCGCTTGGTCCCGTTTGTTTGGTtgaacatacacacacatacacaaacttcaccttcgattatcaatgggtaaatgttgaccgattttgcttatATTTGGCACAGAgccctaaaatagctcaaggaacaatattcagcttgtggagcgaggttttgaaaaaaaataagactcAAAAATAGGATTTAACCTAGGTTAAATCAGGGTTTATCATACTTGTGAGATTAATAGTAAAAATGCATCAATCGAAAgttgtttcaataaaatatattttcgcaTCAATTTAACAGCATTACACGTGTAGTTTCATTTATAAATTAAACATAACAATTTCAGTTTGCTACCTCCGCTGTCCAACCACAACTAACATTTTGTGCATGGCAAGCGAAAGTACTATTTAAGTTAGACTAAACACTAAATATCTCATACTCGCTTAGCTACAAACTACGACCTATTCTAGTGTTGTGGAAGCACCACTCCGGCTTACGGAGCCGCCTTGTTCGGACCCCGAATACCCGCCGAGAAGGGGTCGATGTGCAGCGGACGCAGGTAAGTGATGACTTGACTCGGATTGTTCTCCGCCGCAGCAATCTGGTGCTGGTGGTACCGAGAGGCTTGGGCCACGGGGCCATGGCGTCCAGAGGAGGCAGCACCGGCAGCGGCAGCAGCTCGTTGCTGCTGGGCTTGCTGTTGTGCGTGATACTGCGAGATCGGCACGGGTACGGGCACCGGCACCGGAACTACGGAATAACCCGCATCGACCAGAGCTTGGAATTCCTCTTGGGTTAGAGGTCTGTCAATTTTGGGTGGGATTTTGTGgtgttgatgctgctgctgctgctgctgttgtgggGGTGCTTGTTTTTCGGCACTTGAGGGCGCTGAAGACGGAGACACTCCGGTCTGTTGGGACACGTAGATGGCCGATCGTGAGGGGGCTTCAACTTCTTTGGACTTTTGCGCTGAGTGTTGGCTCTGTTCTGCTTGCTTTTCGCGGGCAATGTATTGGGCTTTCTGACGGTGGGCCTGAATTTGCGCTTTGCTGGGCTTTTCGTGTTGCAGTTGAGGCGCTTCGACGATCTTCATCGGATGCGACGGGGTGTGCTGTTCAACGGGTTGTTTCTCCTGAACCTGCTGGTGAGGGTAGTAGATCTGGAGGTTCTTCTCCTTTGGGACGTAATACTGAATTTTGGGCGATGGAGCTCCAGCGTGTGTCTTTTCTTCCGAGTGAGTTTGGTGCTTTGGTGAGACTTCAGTAAAGTACTGCTGGGGAGGATGAGACTTGGCACGTTCTTCCTGGGCGATGAACTGATACCTTTGGGCCGGACTTTCAGCGAACTTGTGGGGTCCTACCTGCAGATGAGCAGCGTTTGGCTTTGGTCCGGTGTAAGCCTGAGCGAACGGAGCAATGTATTGAGCCTTGATCGACTGTTTTGGAGCATGTTCGTGTCCGTTTTGGGACGGATAGGCATATTCTGCGCTTGCCTGAGGGCTTGGCACATACCGAGGGCTCTCATGGGGACTTTGCCTGTGTCCACCACCAGCTTGATGATAAGCTACCGGGCGGTTGGACTCAACCAACTTAGCTAGTTCTTTTTCAAAGGAAAAAGCGCTAATTGGCTTCGACACAGGCGTTACTGACCCAGTCGGTTGGATGCTCTTGTACTGAATACGGAACTGCTCGGGATCGGGCTGCGAGTAAGCGTGTCCGTGCTCTTGACCAGTCTCCAGCAATTGGACCGTTGGGCGGTACTTTGGTAGTTCTGGAAGGTACAAATTAGAATTAGTCAACGTGCGAGTTACGAGCGATCACCGCAAATGAATACCATGCTTTCCGGCTGGCCTCGTGTACTGCGGCTGTTGATGTTGCTGTTGATGATGCTGCTGAtggtgttgctgttgctgctgctgttgagctTGAGCCGCGGCGTGGTGATTTTGGGCCTGGGCTTGCTTCACGATTTGCGCGTACTCCTCCTCCGTGATGTACTGGATTTGATTATGCTGCGGTGATTGATGGTGGGCCTGTTGTTGTTGAGGTTGATAGTattgcggctgctgctgctgctgttgctgttgatgTTCGGGCTGAACATTTTGAGGTTCGTAGGAGTGGTGTTTCGCGTGCTTGGCTGGCGCTACGTGTTTCTGGTGATCGGCTAATTGCTGAATCAAACTGAGATATTCCGGGGGAAGCTGCAATGAGAGATCGTAAGACACTTTGAGTACAACCTTGATTGATTGAGCAcgattgaacttttcaacaaatGGCGCTGCCAGCCGCGCCTCTTTTTTTAATGCTTGCCATCCACAATGAAGTGTCTGTAATATTGATTTATGAGCTCAGGTGCAGATGACAGGCTTGCAAAGATAAGTCAATCAATATTTGccaagtaaaaaataaattttgttctatTTAAGTCCAGTTTTGAAAAGTCAGTTTAGTTTTTGAAATGCAGATAAAGAAATGCTAAATTGCGGAAATGATGCTATATCAGGAACATGTCTTCATAGTATCTCACGACACAATGTAGTATTCAAAACATGTCGTTGTTCTTCTAACAGTATATTTGTGATACTGTTCAAACATCTCCAATGCTTGAAAAAAGCCATCCAACCACGTACGTAAATGCGCCAAAAGACTGTAAAATTAGCACACCTCGCAAGACAGGTGCTAACACATTTCTGAAGATGTGCATTATTCAACCCGGCGGCAAAGATGCGGCACGACGACGTTCTGCTGCACGTTTCTTGCCCCCTCCTCAATCGAGCTCGGCTTCGGCTagtaaaaacaaaactaatcGAAACATAATAAGCCAGCCAGAGCCAGGTAAATCGAGTTTCTAAGGTAAATGTTACTTGTACCAGTGCGCGAAACCGGCGAGCGAGCATGTAATGGAAGAAGCCCAGCATCGCGCGTTCTTCTTCTCATGGGAATCTCGACTCTTCTACGACTTTACGGTGGGACAATATAATTACATAAGATGCGGTCTATAGCGCGGTTCTGTCTTAAATGGTAAACGTGCATCACGTTTCCAAGTTTAATCACTGGAAAATCAATCGCACCAATATAGCAGCGCTGGCTTTTGAAGATGATTCAATTGCGGGGGCCCACTTTGCGACAACCGCGTTTGGAGGGACAGCAACTTTAAATGTTCCATAGGGGTTTTGTatagaaaacaaatatttttaagaaggaTTAGTTCAGATTTTAAAACGTCCCACAGGATTCTTTTGCATCTTATGGAAATACATTTTATGATttataaatatgtttaaaaaacgtCAAGTTACTCATATTATAAACGTGCATAAACGGAAAACGAACTCCAATGAATTTCTTACATTGCTTTTCATTTAACACTTGAACGCAAAAGGACCGTTGCACGTTCATAAGGCTATTGGCTAATCAAAATTGCAAAccagagcgtttggtacggtatgccCACGCATTCTCCCtaccctgtagattctgtgaaccCTCTCTGCGgtaacccttttgaaatgtaagtcttgatttatttatttttaaaatattgttttcgaaaagatcggaaaatttcacgaatgtttcatattttaacattgaaaatcggaccattagttgcttagatatcgacattgaaaaattgtgggctgtttgggtgagacttagaaaacatcaattttcctgtttttaaacctttgcattgcaatatctcagcaactaagggtcgtatcaacagagttccaaaaagcaaaatgtagagaattttctctgcttttcaaaaatatttttttcaagagtgggcaaacatgtgcactaatttaaaaaaaaatgaaaaactgcgactattttcaaaaaagttacctaaaaatgggaATAACTTGagaacgatgcactttatcaaaatttcactaaagtacagtcatcccacatattcggaacacccacaaattcggaacacttttgtgataatttgtcaatagcataccAAATGCATATtgactagtaaaagtagtacttttaaaacaaaaaactccaTCTCAAGACTATTACATTCAGAGCAGAAAAACACTGCCTTCAAATTGtatgttccataattgtgggatgttattgtgccttccACAATTTtagaacacctgaatttaactgttattttcacacaaaaaaagttatcagaccattcataagaCATAACTATGCTTGAGTTTCGttgcacagctaaaaaagtagtaatccagctgcgtgtaaaaggcctgggtgtaaaataaatattgcattattttatgcaattttatgtgattttacaccctgaaatatgtagcccatcatactgggaaacctacttgaccgaaatgtcaagctcatatatgcgtttatcattacaatttttcatcggtctgatggccgagcgggctaaggcgccagtccttactgttggtgctgggtttgaatcccgtcggttgcaacttttttttttgtgtttgcaaaaaatgtacatgcagtgtgtaatattaagtgtttattttgacgaaggtgatgtgcatgcttttgcatgcgattttaccatcggatttttggctgtgtggtttcagtgcgtgaagtcattattttgtaaaaattctgtactcatggagagaaccaaagtttgtttacatccgtaagaaaaaagtgttccgaggtttttgtttgatttttcgctccgcgttttttttttttttcgtcttctgaGGATTTCCGTCAAATTCTTATCGGCTAGTTCTTGACGAACTTGTGAGTGTCAGTGCACAAGGTGGAGATGGTGGAGATATCCGGGATTCGCGTTGCGTTGCTGCATGTCCGGGAAGACGTCGCTGACCTGGGATAGAGCCTCAATCACGCAGATGACGAGGTAATCTCGCCTGTTTTGATGCGGCCGGATTGGCAGAATCTGGCTGTGTCTTtcgaagattttaagatttgctgATTCTTGatgagagctttccatcattatttGCTAAATGATTATATTCCTTTATATTATTATACTATAAATTCAATAGCCCTCCTACCCCTTCCTCACTTGCCCATTCCTTAATCCCATTTTGCCCAATTCCACTTCCCCCTAAACATAtaattatctgccaaatttacacttacacaccacccttaactgatccggagcgtttggtacggtatgtccacgcatccttcctcccctgtagattctgtgggatgtgatccgttcacagaatcctctctgcggtaaacacaacgcagtagggctggccgctttaatttttgtattacattttcgggtgatCTCGGATGTATTGCAATTACAGTCGAccctctggttgtcaatatccaagggaccgtcgaggaagagaagcatcagtttacagaacgattcaaaatgaagactcgattgaaatttattttttcttgctgACCAGCTataggagagaatcatggcaacgtccagcaaacaaaaacaaataaatgtcaaacacccttcaaagcttcgcttcttaaagaaaaatgtctatgcaagccatgagaaagtaaaattattgacaaccggaatagatatttaaagcaaatagaatccaagggaccgtcgaggaagagatccttcaagcaagagaaaatatcgaggaataaagacaatcgaagtatgcagtttgaagggactgaagaattcatcggtacatggagcattattgatatcgagaagatcgacagccagagagtcgactgtattaatattgacaagaaaagtgcttggggcgtaatctaatctcaagactttccagcatgctttcatcggactggctgcgtttgtgttagattagattagattagattagatccgtaagaaaaaagtgttccgaatttgtggatttcaagggtcaaagttttgcttcaaaaacttgatataaaagttaaaattttgcagttgttcgatacattaatcgaaagatcgcaagaaaagctttcaaatgaaggaaaaggcgaatcattaagttcaattatcgatttgctatgattttttgaaaattggccgatctgtaaactgttccgaatatgagggatgactgtactttttattgcaaattagattttacatcggaaaatgaacttgaaaaatttttgcgatcaatttttcgattttttgaaaaaatcacttttgattaaaaaattcataactcggtcaaagattttttgcacaacctggaaatttctgaaaagttggcat
Coding sequences:
- the LOC120414018 gene encoding uncharacterized protein LOC120414018 isoform X2 produces the protein MRAIIVRKLQSSVVKFSYCGYRYKYTGSEMAEESTSDYKKASSVYDFTVKDGQGNDISLEKYRGKVLLIVNIASQCGLTKGNYAELTELSKKYEDKEFKILSFPCNQFGSQMPEKDGEEMVCHLRSAKAEVGDVFARVNVNGDEADPLYKYLKHKQGGSLGSFIKWNFTKFLVDKAGQPVGRFAPTTNPLDIVKDIDKLL
- the LOC120414012 gene encoding uncharacterized protein LOC120414012 isoform X2 codes for the protein MWLKLVFIGCCAIGGILAAAAPEKNVTQEAVATKEKRQTDHETRTLPQGAAAERRQQQQQQAYFQDPDVAAHYYAQQAGGQLLFRPHQPKAAASSAGPGSGQEQVQDLPPEYLSLIQQLADHQKHVAPAKHAKHHSYEPQNVQPEHQQQQQQQQPQYYQPQQQQAHHQSPQHNQIQYITEEEYAQIVKQAQAQNHHAAAQAQQQQQQQHHQQHHQQQHQQPQYTRPAGKHELPKYRPTVQLLETGQEHGHAYSQPDPEQFRIQYKSIQPTGSVTPVSKPISAFSFEKELAKLVESNRPVAYHQAGGGHRQSPHESPRYVPSPQASAEYAYPSQNGHEHAPKQSIKAQYIAPFAQAYTGPKPNAAHLQVGPHKFAESPAQRYQFIAQEERAKSHPPQQYFTEVSPKHQTHSEEKTHAGAPSPKIQYYVPKEKNLQIYYPHQQVQEKQPVEQHTPSHPMKIVEAPQLQHEKPSKAQIQAHRQKAQYIAREKQAEQSQHSAQKSKEVEAPSRSAIYVSQQTGVSPSSAPSSAEKQAPPQQQQQQQHQHHKIPPKIDRPLTQEEFQALVDAGYSVVPVPVPVPVPISQYHAQQQAQQQRAAAAAGAASSGRHGPVAQASRYHQHQIAAAENNPSQVITYLRPLHIDPFSAGIRGPNKAAP
- the LOC120414012 gene encoding uncharacterized protein LOC120414012 isoform X1 is translated as MRGGSKLFFDLSYEKDSEPATNKRCLFLSSSAGCCAIGGILAAAAPEKNVTQEAVATKEKRQTDHETRTLPQGAAAERRQQQQQQAYFQDPDVAAHYYAQQAGGQLLFRPHQPKAAASSAGPGSGQEQVQDLPPEYLSLIQQLADHQKHVAPAKHAKHHSYEPQNVQPEHQQQQQQQQPQYYQPQQQQAHHQSPQHNQIQYITEEEYAQIVKQAQAQNHHAAAQAQQQQQQQHHQQHHQQQHQQPQYTRPAGKHELPKYRPTVQLLETGQEHGHAYSQPDPEQFRIQYKSIQPTGSVTPVSKPISAFSFEKELAKLVESNRPVAYHQAGGGHRQSPHESPRYVPSPQASAEYAYPSQNGHEHAPKQSIKAQYIAPFAQAYTGPKPNAAHLQVGPHKFAESPAQRYQFIAQEERAKSHPPQQYFTEVSPKHQTHSEEKTHAGAPSPKIQYYVPKEKNLQIYYPHQQVQEKQPVEQHTPSHPMKIVEAPQLQHEKPSKAQIQAHRQKAQYIAREKQAEQSQHSAQKSKEVEAPSRSAIYVSQQTGVSPSSAPSSAEKQAPPQQQQQQQHQHHKIPPKIDRPLTQEEFQALVDAGYSVVPVPVPVPVPISQYHAQQQAQQQRAAAAAGAASSGRHGPVAQASRYHQHQIAAAENNPSQVITYLRPLHIDPFSAGIRGPNKAAP
- the LOC120414018 gene encoding uncharacterized protein LOC120414018 isoform X1, whose product is MFGTFGLCKLIIFFRVQMVNRTNFGVVVAVAFIAYCGYRYKYTGSEMAEESTSDYKKASSVYDFTVKDGQGNDISLEKYRGKVLLIVNIASQCGLTKGNYAELTELSKKYEDKEFKILSFPCNQFGSQMPEKDGEEMVCHLRSAKAEVGDVFARVNVNGDEADPLYKYLKHKQGGSLGSFIKWNFTKFLVDKAGQPVGRFAPTTNPLDIVKDIDKLL